From Humisphaera borealis, the proteins below share one genomic window:
- a CDS encoding efflux transporter outer membrane subunit, translated as MRTFSLLFAAVVSLALVGGCTVGPNYRTPDARMPGGWATLNRTSTQPSIANEQATQIATWWERFGDPKLDELIAAAIEGNLNLAQAKARLQQARALRAVSAGGLWPSVDLSTSYRRSGQDSGISTGSNDRYQLGFDATWEIDVFGGQRRTVEAADARVFSSSADLMDVRISLVAEVAVNYLNLRTSQQRLAISRKNLELQQRSLDLTKRQVAAGFAARLDLAQAEAQIANTQAQIPGLRQSAQQSVLELALLLGKDSSALLAMVDKVEPIPTTPPVVPTGLPAELLRRRPDIRRAEGALWAATANIGVATADLYPRFNLVGSIGTADSKMKGLFNWSNSLWSIGPTISWNVFDAGRIRANIALAEAQNDEAKAFYYQSILIAVRDVESALTAYDFEQERRQRLQASVDANRRAYDLANQLYAQGQVEFVNVLTAQQALLNSEDASAQSEAAVAKNLVALYKALGGGWADSEPNPVVAGSPAEK; from the coding sequence ATGCGAACCTTCTCCTTGCTCTTCGCGGCCGTCGTGTCCCTGGCGCTCGTCGGCGGCTGTACTGTCGGGCCCAACTACCGCACCCCCGATGCCCGTATGCCCGGCGGGTGGGCGACGCTCAACCGCACCAGCACCCAGCCGTCCATCGCCAACGAGCAGGCCACCCAGATCGCCACCTGGTGGGAACGCTTCGGCGACCCGAAACTCGACGAGCTGATCGCCGCCGCGATCGAAGGCAATCTCAACCTCGCCCAGGCCAAGGCCCGGCTCCAGCAGGCCCGCGCCCTGCGCGCGGTCTCGGCCGGCGGCCTCTGGCCTAGTGTCGACCTGTCCACCAGCTATCGCCGCAGCGGGCAGGATTCCGGCATCTCCACCGGCTCCAACGACCGCTATCAGCTCGGCTTTGATGCCACCTGGGAAATCGACGTCTTCGGCGGACAACGGCGGACCGTCGAGGCGGCCGACGCCCGCGTCTTCTCGTCTTCGGCCGACCTGATGGATGTCCGCATCTCGCTCGTCGCCGAGGTTGCCGTCAACTACCTCAACCTGCGCACGTCGCAGCAGCGGCTGGCGATCTCGCGCAAGAATCTTGAGCTTCAGCAGCGCAGCCTGGACCTGACCAAGCGTCAGGTCGCCGCGGGTTTTGCCGCACGGCTGGACCTGGCTCAGGCCGAAGCGCAGATCGCCAACACCCAGGCCCAGATTCCCGGGCTTCGGCAGTCGGCGCAGCAATCGGTGCTGGAACTGGCGCTGCTGCTCGGGAAGGATTCGAGCGCGCTCCTGGCGATGGTGGACAAGGTCGAGCCCATCCCCACCACGCCGCCGGTCGTACCCACCGGCCTGCCGGCCGAACTGCTGCGGCGTCGGCCGGACATCCGCCGGGCCGAAGGCGCGCTCTGGGCGGCGACGGCCAACATCGGTGTCGCAACGGCCGACCTGTACCCGCGGTTCAATCTCGTCGGCTCGATCGGCACCGCCGACAGCAAGATGAAGGGCCTGTTTAACTGGAGCAATTCGCTCTGGTCGATCGGCCCGACGATCAGTTGGAATGTCTTCGACGCCGGCAGAATTCGCGCCAATATCGCACTTGCCGAAGCGCAGAACGACGAAGCCAAGGCGTTCTACTACCAGTCGATCCTGATCGCGGTGCGGGACGTCGAATCGGCGTTGACGGCGTATGACTTCGAACAGGAACGCCGGCAGCGGCTGCAGGCATCGGTCGACGCCAACCGCCGCGCGTACGACCTGGCCAACCAGCTCTACGCGCAGGGGCAGGTCGAGTTCGTCAACGTGCTGACGGCGCAGCAGGCGCTGCTCAACAGCGAAGACGCCTCCGCGCAGAGCGAAGCGGCGGTCGCCAAGAACCTGGTGGCGCTCTACAAGGCACTGGGTGGCGGGTGGGCCGACAGCGAGCCAAACCCGGTGGTCGCGGGGTCGCCGGCGGAAAAGTAG
- a CDS encoding glycoside hydrolase family 57 protein encodes MASVCFYFQVHQPYRLRRYSVFDTDRHYFDEFKNAELCRKVAHKCYLPANRMLLEAIRQHEGKFRVAFSLSGVVLEQFRQYAPEVLDLFRELSDTGCVEFLSETYYHSLAFLYSREEFRDQVEKHRLLIKELFGQDPRVFRNTELIYNNDLAHFVSHMGYDGILSEGADSVLGYRSPNYVYRPPHAPRTKLLLKNYRLSDDIAFRFSNRTWEQWPLTADKFALWVNQINGNGHVCNLFMDYETFGEHQWAETGIFDFMRHLPEAILKSSSENSFITPSQQVDQFEAVGEIDVPHMISWADTERDLSAWLGNAMQSNALHELYKLEGALKEKGDEQLLTDWRRLTTSDHFYYMCTKFWADGDVHKYFSPYESPYDSYINFMNVLDNVQTRLREE; translated from the coding sequence ATGGCTTCTGTCTGTTTCTACTTCCAGGTGCATCAGCCCTACCGGTTGCGCCGGTATAGCGTCTTCGACACCGACCGCCATTACTTCGACGAGTTTAAGAACGCCGAACTGTGCCGGAAGGTCGCCCATAAGTGCTACCTGCCCGCCAACCGGATGCTCCTCGAAGCGATCCGGCAGCACGAAGGGAAGTTCCGCGTCGCGTTCAGCCTGAGCGGCGTTGTCCTGGAGCAGTTCCGTCAATATGCGCCCGAAGTTCTCGACCTCTTCCGCGAACTCAGCGACACCGGCTGTGTCGAGTTCCTTTCCGAGACCTACTACCACTCGCTGGCGTTCCTCTACAGCCGGGAAGAGTTCCGCGACCAGGTCGAAAAACACCGCCTGCTGATCAAGGAGCTTTTCGGGCAGGACCCGCGCGTCTTCCGTAATACGGAACTGATCTACAACAACGATCTGGCGCATTTCGTCAGCCACATGGGATACGACGGTATCCTGTCGGAAGGCGCCGACAGCGTGCTCGGCTACCGCAGCCCCAACTACGTCTACCGCCCGCCGCACGCCCCGCGGACCAAGCTGCTGCTGAAAAACTACCGCTTGAGCGACGACATCGCGTTCCGCTTCAGCAACCGCACCTGGGAGCAGTGGCCGTTGACGGCCGACAAGTTCGCCCTGTGGGTAAACCAGATCAACGGCAACGGCCACGTCTGCAACCTGTTCATGGACTACGAAACCTTTGGCGAACACCAGTGGGCCGAAACGGGAATCTTCGATTTCATGCGCCACCTTCCCGAGGCGATCCTGAAATCCTCCAGCGAGAACTCGTTCATCACCCCGAGCCAGCAGGTGGACCAGTTCGAAGCGGTTGGCGAGATCGACGTACCCCACATGATCTCCTGGGCCGACACCGAGCGCGACCTGTCTGCCTGGCTCGGCAACGCGATGCAATCCAATGCGCTGCACGAGCTATACAAGCTCGAAGGCGCGCTGAAGGAAAAGGGAGACGAGCAGCTCCTGACCGACTGGCGTCGCCTGACGACCAGCGACCACTTCTACTACATGTGCACCAAGTTCTGGGCCGACGGCGACGTCCACAAGTACTTCAGCCCGTACGAAAGCCCCTACGACAGTTACATCAACTTCATGAACGTCCTCGACAACGTGCAGACGCGTCTGCGCGAGGAGTAA
- a CDS encoding DUF192 domain-containing protein yields MHPPHATIPASRLRQMNDLPTVISKPFASASFTRRAALGVVCVVMTLALGLVGCKSDPAANVPPAATPPVTLQLKQTPITVDVASDERTRLLHLRLKKDLPENTGMLLVFQSDDYFKVPTDNLYLKLDVILLDPMGKVLFVRPMSEALAREFESPVGARYALMVATGVAAKAGIDIGDTVAIPPAVAALSEPVRLPIKLGSETIRMEIAATDALRQRGLMYRTSLPQDAGMVFVFQREQELAFWMKDTRIPLDIVYLERSGRIVSIKHMAPYDINATPSEGFARYAIELNLGAAARLGLKRGDFIDLPEAVRNPKDLE; encoded by the coding sequence ATGCACCCACCACACGCAACGATCCCGGCCAGCCGCCTGCGGCAAATGAATGACCTGCCGACGGTCATCTCGAAACCCTTCGCCTCGGCCTCGTTCACGCGTCGCGCCGCGCTCGGGGTCGTCTGCGTCGTGATGACGCTGGCGCTCGGACTGGTCGGCTGCAAGTCCGACCCGGCCGCCAATGTTCCACCCGCCGCCACGCCTCCGGTCACGCTCCAACTCAAGCAGACGCCGATCACGGTCGACGTCGCGTCGGACGAGCGCACCCGCCTGCTGCACCTGCGGCTGAAGAAAGACCTTCCCGAAAACACCGGCATGCTGCTGGTGTTTCAGAGCGACGACTACTTCAAGGTGCCGACCGACAACCTGTACCTCAAGCTCGACGTCATCCTGCTCGATCCGATGGGCAAAGTGCTGTTCGTCAGACCCATGTCCGAGGCACTCGCGCGCGAGTTCGAATCGCCGGTCGGAGCACGGTACGCCCTGATGGTCGCCACCGGCGTGGCGGCCAAGGCGGGGATCGACATCGGCGACACGGTCGCAATACCACCCGCCGTCGCCGCCCTTTCCGAGCCCGTCCGGCTGCCGATCAAGCTCGGCAGCGAGACGATCCGCATGGAAATCGCCGCCACCGACGCCCTGCGGCAGCGCGGCCTGATGTATCGCACGTCGCTCCCGCAGGACGCGGGCATGGTGTTCGTCTTCCAGCGCGAACAGGAACTGGCATTCTGGATGAAAGACACCCGCATTCCGCTCGACATCGTGTACCTCGAACGCAGCGGCCGAATCGTCTCGATCAAGCACATGGCGCCGTACGACATCAACGCCACCCCCAGCGAAGGGTTCGCCCGGTACGCGATCGAGCTGAACCTGGGCGCGGCCGCCCGCCTGGGTCTTAAGAGAGGCGACTTCATCGACCTTCCCGAAGCCGTGCGAAATCCCAAAGACCTCGAGTGA
- a CDS encoding Maf family protein, with product MARLILASGSPRRLELLREAGYAFDVHPADVDESDFPPSLSPAEIAELLANRKADTVARRFPDDLVLAADTVVALGNQMLGKPADADDARRILRSLSGTLHQVITAVVLCRASTGTRLSKTVRSSVSMREMTDQELEAYIATGLWEGKAGAYGIQDNDPFVTRIDGSLTNIVGLPMEQTRAMLSDCGYEPAR from the coding sequence ATGGCACGACTCATTCTCGCCAGCGGTTCCCCCCGACGCCTCGAGCTCCTGCGTGAAGCCGGCTACGCGTTTGACGTACACCCCGCCGACGTTGACGAATCCGACTTCCCGCCTTCCTTGTCCCCGGCCGAGATCGCCGAACTCCTGGCGAATCGAAAGGCCGACACCGTCGCCCGGCGGTTTCCGGATGATCTCGTGCTTGCCGCCGATACCGTCGTCGCGCTCGGAAACCAGATGCTCGGAAAGCCCGCCGATGCCGACGACGCCCGGCGGATCCTCCGATCGCTGTCCGGCACGCTTCATCAGGTCATCACTGCGGTGGTGCTCTGTCGCGCTTCGACCGGAACCCGCCTGTCAAAAACCGTGCGATCGTCCGTGTCGATGCGGGAGATGACCGACCAGGAACTCGAAGCGTACATCGCGACCGGCCTCTGGGAAGGCAAGGCCGGTGCCTACGGCATCCAGGACAACGACCCTTTCGTGACCCGCATCGACGGAAGCCTGACGAACATCGTCGGCTTGCCGATGGAGCAGACGCGGGCGATGCTGTCCGACTGCGGGTACGAACCGGCGCGCTGA
- a CDS encoding pyruvate, water dikinase regulatory protein, with amino-acid sequence MPPTPIPIHIISDSTGNLPRHMASAFLTQFPPATFELKLRPFVESVERVEAYLQGAAGPRAIVFHAVVDPLMKARIAELCAERGFPCSDLTGPFVDFLSGASGVAPRADRSSLHYLDAAYERRVAAMEYTLEHDDGLGLSSLAEADVVLVGVSRTSKTPTSIYLALEGFKCANVSLAMQVLPPDELMSMPKERVAALIIDATRLSEIRLRRNHDWQMSSTDYDRLDVVKKEIAWCRRLFNERGWSVFDITGQAIEETAARIIHKLGLRRK; translated from the coding sequence GTGCCGCCGACACCAATCCCGATCCACATCATCTCTGATTCGACAGGAAACCTGCCAAGGCACATGGCGTCGGCGTTCCTGACGCAGTTTCCGCCGGCGACCTTCGAGCTGAAGCTTCGGCCGTTCGTGGAGTCGGTGGAGCGGGTGGAGGCCTACCTTCAGGGTGCGGCCGGCCCACGCGCGATCGTTTTCCATGCCGTAGTCGATCCGCTGATGAAGGCCAGGATCGCCGAGCTTTGCGCCGAGCGGGGTTTCCCGTGCAGCGACCTGACCGGTCCGTTCGTCGATTTCCTGTCCGGCGCTTCGGGCGTGGCGCCCAGGGCCGATCGTTCGAGCCTGCACTATCTCGACGCCGCGTACGAAAGGCGCGTCGCCGCGATGGAGTACACGCTGGAGCACGACGACGGGCTCGGGCTGTCGTCACTGGCCGAGGCCGACGTCGTTCTCGTTGGCGTCAGCCGAACCAGCAAGACGCCGACGAGCATCTACCTCGCGTTGGAAGGGTTCAAGTGTGCCAACGTGTCGCTGGCGATGCAGGTGTTGCCCCCGGACGAGCTGATGTCCATGCCGAAGGAACGGGTCGCGGCGCTGATCATCGACGCGACCCGGCTGAGCGAAATCCGGCTGCGTCGCAATCATGACTGGCAGATGAGCAGCACCGACTACGACCGGCTCGACGTGGTGAAGAAGGAGATCGCCTGGTGCCGGCGGTTGTTCAACGAGCGCGGCTGGTCAGTGTTCGACATCACCGGCCAGGCGATCGAGGAGACCGCCGCCCGCATCATTCACAAGCTCGGGTTGCGGCGTAAGTGA
- a CDS encoding PP2C family protein-serine/threonine phosphatase, producing the protein MLTKRRPWKEELAIIDRAMHAISGVTDPEELVSVYWRHIGELVPIKDYVAISRRHEPAPYYVITRSSRFTKEYNPWTQRHLLPRFSGGLLGEIAYANTPIFIDDLPARLKADDPARFYLEGYQSMIALPQYDAGEGLNVTMMLLPKGLEIDPAVIPVLHWQSGLFGRGTQNLVLRNQLEDALSSLDRELQAVGAIQRSLLPGTLPTIPGVQIAAFYQTSARAGGDYYDFFPLSDGTWGIFIADVAGHGTPAAVLMAITHALAHSQPHTHTPPEVLLAKLNNQLTRSYTQGGTFVTAFYAVLDPVTRTLTYCSAGHNPPRLVRGDMIDSLDLNGGLPLGILEDQPYTQAVVSIDVDDLLLLYTDGVTEAYGPVSGDGTRDLFGVERLDAVLKPCRTQDADSCIERIKSAVIEFCRGSAAADDQTLIAMRFRQPD; encoded by the coding sequence ATGCTCACCAAACGCCGACCATGGAAGGAAGAGCTCGCGATCATCGATCGCGCCATGCACGCCATCTCCGGCGTTACCGACCCTGAAGAACTCGTCAGCGTCTATTGGCGACACATCGGGGAGCTGGTCCCGATCAAAGACTACGTGGCCATTTCGCGGCGACACGAGCCGGCACCTTACTACGTCATCACGCGCTCGAGTCGGTTTACCAAAGAGTACAATCCCTGGACGCAGCGGCACCTGCTTCCGAGGTTCAGTGGCGGCCTTCTCGGTGAGATCGCCTACGCCAATACCCCGATCTTCATCGACGACCTCCCCGCCCGGCTGAAAGCCGACGATCCGGCCCGATTCTATCTCGAAGGCTATCAGTCGATGATCGCCCTGCCGCAGTACGACGCTGGCGAGGGGCTCAACGTCACCATGATGCTCCTGCCGAAAGGCCTGGAAATCGACCCGGCGGTCATCCCAGTGCTGCACTGGCAGTCGGGCCTCTTCGGCCGCGGCACGCAGAACCTGGTCCTGCGCAACCAGCTCGAAGACGCGCTGTCGTCGCTCGACCGCGAACTGCAGGCCGTCGGCGCGATTCAGCGGTCGCTCCTGCCGGGCACCCTGCCCACGATTCCCGGCGTGCAGATCGCCGCGTTCTATCAGACCAGCGCCCGCGCCGGCGGCGACTACTACGACTTCTTCCCGCTGTCCGACGGCACCTGGGGTATCTTCATCGCCGACGTCGCCGGCCACGGAACCCCCGCCGCCGTGCTGATGGCGATCACCCACGCACTGGCCCATTCGCAGCCGCATACCCACACCCCGCCGGAAGTACTGCTCGCAAAGCTCAACAACCAGTTGACCCGTTCCTACACGCAGGGCGGAACCTTCGTGACGGCGTTCTACGCCGTGCTCGATCCGGTCACCCGCACGCTCACGTACTGTTCCGCGGGCCACAACCCGCCCCGACTCGTCCGCGGCGACATGATCGATTCACTCGACCTCAACGGCGGTCTCCCGCTGGGAATTCTCGAAGACCAGCCCTACACGCAGGCCGTCGTTTCGATCGATGTTGACGACCTGCTGCTCCTGTACACGGACGGCGTCACGGAGGCTTACGGTCCGGTGTCGGGCGACGGTACAAGAGACCTCTTCGGCGTCGAACGCCTCGATGCGGTGCTCAAGCCGTGCCGTACGCAGGACGCCGACTCCTGCATCGAGCGGATCAAATCCGCCGTCATCGAATTCTGTCGCGGTTCCGCGGCCGCCGACGACCAGACGCTCATCGCGATGCGCTTCCGCCAGCCCGACTGA
- a CDS encoding phosphoenolpyruvate carboxykinase (GTP) has translation MSMTAESRTQDVQTAADGATSKPSIGAHPPINNSVRAWVEAKVTMCQPDRVVWLDGSKEERQRLIQQGVKEGVFIQLNQQKLPGCYLHRSNQNDVARTEQLTFICTPNADMAGPTNNWMETRQAYTKLRGLFTGCMKGRTMYVVPFIMGPAGSPLAKVGVQLTDSVYVAVSMGLMTRMGDVAWKQLAAGGPEHEDDFTRCLHSVGDVNPERRFICHFPLDNTIWSFGSGYGGNALLGKKCLALRIASFLGFQQDWMAEHMLLMGVTGPTGEKTYVTGAFPSACGKTNFAMLIPPEKYQKEGWKISTVGDDIVWMWVDKESGKLRAINPEAGYFGVLPGTNEKTNPNAMASMQKETIYTNVALTPDGDVWWEGKTDVPPPQAIDWTGQPWTPDCGRKAAHANSRFTAPATNNPALDPAWDDPAGVPVSAIIFGGRRSRTVPLVFQAFNWMHGVYVGATLGSETTAAATGAQGVVRRDPMAMLPFIGYNIRDYLVHWFRIRKKMSDCPRVFHVNWFRKDDQGKFIWPGFGENMRVLKWIIDRSRGRAYAKETLLGWMPRPKDIDLEGLSITHDDLEKLQAVEVEEFKTEILSQEEIFLKLAGEMPKEMVFQRELLVSRL, from the coding sequence ATGAGCATGACGGCAGAATCAAGAACACAGGACGTGCAGACAGCCGCCGACGGCGCGACCTCTAAGCCCTCCATTGGCGCCCATCCTCCGATCAACAACTCAGTCCGCGCGTGGGTCGAGGCGAAGGTGACCATGTGCCAGCCCGATCGTGTCGTCTGGCTCGACGGTTCGAAGGAGGAACGACAGCGGCTTATCCAGCAGGGTGTGAAAGAGGGCGTCTTCATCCAGCTGAACCAGCAGAAGCTCCCCGGCTGTTACCTGCATCGCAGCAACCAGAACGACGTCGCCCGCACCGAGCAGTTGACCTTCATCTGCACGCCCAACGCTGACATGGCCGGGCCGACGAACAACTGGATGGAGACCCGCCAGGCCTACACCAAGCTGCGCGGCTTATTCACCGGCTGCATGAAGGGGCGGACGATGTACGTCGTGCCGTTCATCATGGGGCCGGCGGGCTCGCCGCTGGCGAAGGTGGGCGTGCAGCTGACCGACTCGGTATACGTCGCCGTCAGCATGGGCCTGATGACCCGCATGGGCGACGTCGCCTGGAAGCAACTCGCCGCCGGCGGGCCGGAACACGAAGACGACTTCACGCGATGCCTGCATTCCGTCGGCGACGTCAACCCCGAACGCCGATTCATCTGCCACTTCCCGCTCGACAATACGATCTGGTCGTTCGGCAGTGGCTACGGCGGTAACGCACTGCTGGGCAAGAAGTGCCTGGCGCTCCGTATCGCGAGCTTCCTTGGCTTCCAGCAGGACTGGATGGCCGAGCACATGCTCCTGATGGGCGTGACCGGCCCGACCGGCGAGAAGACGTATGTCACCGGCGCGTTCCCCAGCGCGTGTGGCAAGACCAACTTCGCCATGCTCATTCCGCCGGAGAAGTACCAGAAGGAAGGGTGGAAGATCTCCACCGTCGGCGATGACATCGTCTGGATGTGGGTCGACAAGGAGAGCGGAAAGCTGCGGGCGATCAACCCCGAGGCCGGCTACTTCGGCGTACTGCCGGGGACCAACGAAAAGACCAATCCCAACGCGATGGCGTCGATGCAGAAAGAAACCATCTACACCAACGTCGCGCTCACGCCCGACGGCGACGTTTGGTGGGAAGGCAAGACCGACGTGCCGCCGCCACAGGCGATCGACTGGACCGGCCAGCCCTGGACGCCCGACTGCGGCCGCAAAGCCGCCCATGCCAACAGCCGGTTCACCGCGCCGGCGACCAACAACCCCGCCCTCGACCCCGCGTGGGACGACCCGGCCGGCGTGCCGGTGAGCGCCATCATCTTCGGCGGCCGCCGCAGCCGCACCGTGCCGTTGGTGTTCCAGGCGTTCAACTGGATGCACGGCGTGTATGTCGGCGCGACGCTAGGCAGTGAAACCACTGCCGCCGCGACCGGCGCGCAAGGCGTCGTGCGGCGCGATCCGATGGCGATGCTCCCCTTCATTGGCTACAACATTCGCGACTACCTCGTCCACTGGTTCCGCATCCGCAAAAAGATGAGCGACTGCCCGCGTGTCTTCCACGTCAACTGGTTCCGCAAGGACGACCAGGGCAAGTTCATCTGGCCGGGCTTCGGCGAGAACATGCGCGTGCTCAAGTGGATCATCGACCGCTCTCGCGGCCGTGCCTACGCCAAGGAAACCCTCCTCGGCTGGATGCCCCGCCCCAAGGACATCGACCTGGAAGGCCTTTCCATCACGCACGACGACCTGGAGAAACTGCAGGCCGTGGAGGTGGAAGAGTTCAAGACCGAAATCTTGTCACAGGAAGAGATCTTCCTGAAGCTCGCCGGCGAGATGCCGAAGGAGATGGTGTTCCAGCGGGAACTGCTGGTGAGCCGGTTGTGA
- a CDS encoding vWA domain-containing protein, which produces MRHLTRGFVAAVLYSTMALSPAAIAADGERIAIPKPADAPAGQPAADKPHIDVVFAIDCSGSMGAVIETAKQKVWTIVNQTAKAKPSPVLRIGLIGYGNGMGPFRNFPLTDDLDEVYKNLMTFKDEGWGSEFVGLAVDRATNEMKWADGKQTLKVIYVVGNETARQGPADKDYAKTAPLAIAKGIIVNAIYCGDVDYQNAPPTWREMAKLADGQYMEIAQTGGAIYVATPFDDELAKLSGDLNKTYCGYGSRAKDGFALQTAGDASAAGLSGQVAAERAVAKSAAQYSNARWDLVDACKDKNFKLEELKDDQLPDELKKLKPEERRAYIDKLAKEREAVQAKIKEISVKRDAHIKAEVEKKGLTGDKAFDEAVRKSLTEQAEKKGYKFE; this is translated from the coding sequence ATGCGACACCTGACACGAGGTTTCGTCGCCGCGGTTCTGTATTCGACCATGGCCCTTTCGCCCGCGGCGATCGCCGCCGACGGCGAACGGATCGCGATTCCCAAACCCGCCGATGCGCCGGCCGGCCAGCCGGCTGCGGACAAGCCACATATTGACGTGGTGTTTGCGATCGACTGCTCGGGCTCGATGGGCGCAGTGATCGAAACCGCTAAGCAGAAGGTCTGGACGATCGTCAACCAGACTGCCAAGGCCAAGCCGTCGCCGGTGCTGCGGATCGGGCTGATCGGCTACGGCAACGGCATGGGCCCGTTTCGAAACTTCCCGCTGACCGACGACTTGGACGAGGTCTACAAAAACCTCATGACGTTCAAGGACGAAGGCTGGGGCAGTGAGTTCGTCGGGCTTGCGGTTGATCGCGCGACCAACGAAATGAAGTGGGCCGACGGCAAGCAGACGCTGAAGGTGATCTACGTCGTCGGTAACGAGACGGCCCGCCAGGGCCCGGCCGACAAGGATTACGCCAAGACCGCCCCGCTGGCGATCGCAAAGGGGATCATCGTCAACGCGATCTACTGCGGCGATGTGGATTACCAGAACGCCCCGCCAACCTGGCGCGAGATGGCCAAGCTCGCCGACGGACAGTACATGGAGATCGCCCAGACCGGCGGCGCGATCTACGTCGCCACGCCCTTCGACGACGAGTTGGCCAAGCTGTCGGGCGACCTGAACAAGACCTACTGCGGCTATGGTTCGCGCGCGAAGGACGGTTTCGCGCTGCAAACCGCCGGCGATGCCAGCGCCGCGGGCTTGAGCGGCCAGGTCGCCGCCGAGCGCGCGGTCGCCAAGTCGGCGGCGCAGTACAGCAATGCCCGATGGGACCTGGTCGATGCCTGCAAGGACAAGAACTTCAAGCTGGAAGAACTCAAGGACGATCAGCTTCCCGACGAGCTGAAGAAGCTCAAACCCGAAGAACGCCGGGCGTACATCGACAAGCTCGCCAAGGAGCGCGAAGCGGTTCAGGCGAAGATCAAGGAGATCAGCGTCAAGCGAGACGCGCACATCAAGGCCGAGGTCGAAAAGAAAGGCCTGACCGGAGACAAGGCGTTTGACGAAGCGGTGCGTAAGTCGCTGACGGAGCAGGCCGAGAAGAAGGGGTATAAGTTCGAGTAG